From one Rosa rugosa chromosome 4, drRosRugo1.1, whole genome shotgun sequence genomic stretch:
- the LOC133742307 gene encoding LEAF RUST 10 DISEASE-RESISTANCE LOCUS RECEPTOR-LIKE PROTEIN KINASE-like 2.5, whose protein sequence is MTNSFKDKLGQGGYGDVYEGKLLNGCCVAVKVLKASKGNGEDFVNEVASISRTSHVNIVTLLGYCFEGKKKALIYEFMPNGSLEKFIYTDSNPLKTTPHLELEGLFQISIGIARGLEYLHRGCNTRILHFDIKPHNILLDENFFPKISDFGLSKLCTRKESIISTLDARGTIGYIAPEVFSRNFGRVSAKSDVYSYGMMILEMVGGRKNVEARVSRTSEIYFPNWVYEHLEQGSNFGLLNAETEEEKEIARKMILVGLWCIQTRPSDRPSMTKVIEMLEGSIEALQMPPKPVLSSPVRSPPESSTLSTLS, encoded by the coding sequence ATGACCAACTCATTTAAAGATAAACTAGGTCAAGGCGGTTATGGTGATGTGTACGAAGGTAAGCTATTGAATGGTTGTTGTGTGGCTGTGAAGGTTCTTAAAGCATCCAAAGGGAATGGAGAGGACTTTGTTAATGAGGTTGCAAGCATTAGTAGAACTTCCCATGTTAATATTGTCACTCTTTTGGGATATTGCTTTGAAGGTAAGAAAAAAGCGCTCATATATGAGTTCATGCCCAATGGATCACTTGAGAAGTTCATATATACAGACAGTAATCCTTTGAAAACTACTCCACACTTGGAATTGGAAGGACTCTTTCAAATTTCTATCGGGATAGCTCGAGGGCTGGAGTACTTGCACCGTGGGTGCAACACACGAATCCTGCACTTTGACATAAAACCACATAATATCCTTTTGGATGAAAACTTTTTCCCAAAGATTTCTGACTTTGGTCTTTCTAAACTTTGTACAAGGAAGGAGAGCATTATTTCAACGTTGGATGCTAGAGGGACAATAGGGTATATAGCTCCAGAAGTGTTCTCCAGAAACTTTGGAAGAGTGTCTGCCAAGTCCGATGTCTATAGTTATGGAATGATGATTCTGGAGATGGTTGGAGGAAGAAAGAATGTTGAAGCTCGAGTAAGCCGCACCAGTGaaatttattttccaaattgggttTATGAGCATCTTGAGCAGGGCAGCAATTTCGGGTTGCTCAATGCAGAGACCGAAGAGGAAAAGGAAATCGCGAGGAAGATGATCTTAGTGGGATTGTGGTGCATACAGACAAGGCCATCTGATAGGCCATCcatgactaaagtgattgaaaTGTTGGAAGGAAGCATTGAAGCCTTGCAAATGCCACCAAAGCCAGTCCTATCTTCTCCTGTGAGATCACCACCAGAATCTTCCACCTTATCAACATTAAGTTGA
- the LOC133745013 gene encoding uncharacterized protein LOC133745013 has translation MWTNFTKLFPGKVLKDQMWKCAKSTTLPYFAKEMEEMKALDNEAHKWMAHKDRPPQHWCRAHFETWSKCDIMINNLCESFNSFIFDARAKPPVSMFEEMRVKLMKRNQIRKDKMQAMVGNLCPKPRKVLEKNKMKAASDCISIGNGGDQVEVETFEGTKNVVNLTARTCTCRMWDLSGVPCKHAVSAIYHNRADPENFVADCYLKKTYLNIYSNLIKPVNGMEMWTRSEEPPILPPQHVTDIFHQKISKLQM, from the exons ATGTGGACAAATTTTACGAAGCTGTTTCCGGGAAAGGTACTAAAGGATCAAATGTGGAAATGTGCAAAGTCAACTACACTTCCTTACTTTGCAAAGGAAATGGAGGAGATGAAGGCTTTGGATAATGAAGCGCACAAATGGATGGCAC ATAAGGATAGGCCTCCACAGCATTGGTGTAGAGCACACTTCGAGACTTGGTCGAAGTGTGACATTATGATCAACAACTTATGTGAAAGCTTCAACTCGTTCATTTTTGATGCTAGAGCAAAACCACCAGTGAGTATGTTCGAGGAAATGAGAGTGAAGCTAATGAAGAGAAACCAAATCAGAAAGGATAAGATGCAAGCAATGGTGGGAAATCTGTGCCCCAAGCCTAGAAAAGTACtagaaaagaacaaaatgaaGGCTGCTTCAGATTGCATTTCTATCGGGAATGGTGGTGACCAAGTGGAGGTGGAGACTTTTGAAGGAACAAAGAATGTGGTCAACCTTACGGCAAGGACCTGCACATGCCGAATGTGGGACTTAAGTGGTGTTCCATGCAAGCACGCGGTCTCAGCAATATACCACAACAGGGCAGATCCGGAAAACTTTGTTGCAGATTGCTACTTAAAAAAGACGTACCTTAACATTTACAGCAATTTGATCAAGCCGGTTAACGGAATGGAGATGTGGACTAGGAGTGAAGAACCACCAATTCTGCCTCCACA ACATGTCACCGACATCTTCCACCAAAAGATAAGCAAGCTGCAAATGTGA